DNA from Neosynechococcus sphagnicola sy1:
TCGATCGCGATCGGGTGACGTGGGATGTGGGGCACCAAGCCTATCCCCACAAATTGATTACGGGTCGCTATCACCAGTTTCACACCCTGCGCCAAAAAGATGGGGTGGCTGGCTATCTCAAGCGCAGTGAAAGTCCCTTTGATCACTTTGGGGCCGGCCATGCTTCCACCAGTATTTCCGCAGCCCTGGGCATGGCCTTGGCCAGAGATGCGAGGGGAGAAACCTTTAAAGTGGCGGCGATCATTGGCGATGGTGCCCTCACGGGTGGCATGGCGCTAGAAGCCATCAACCATGCGGGACATTTACCAAAAACCAACCTCCTGGTGGTTCTCAATGACAATGAGATGTCGATTTCACCGAATGTGGGGGCGATTCCTCGCTATTTAAATAAACTGCGCCTCAGCCCCCCGGTGCAGTTCCTCGCCGATAACCTCGAGGAGCAGTTCAAACACCTGCCCTTTGTTGGCGATTCCCTGTCCCCTGAGTTGGGTCGGATCAAGGAGGGGATGAAACGCTTAGCCGTGCCCAAAGTTGGGGCGGTGTTTGAAGAATTAGGGTTTACCTACATGGGGCCTGTCGATGGTCACAACATTGAGGAATTAATCACCACCTTCCGGCAAGCCCACCAGCAAACAGGGCCAGTGTTGGTGCATGTCGCCACCGTTAAAGGCAAGGGATACGAGATCGCCGAGCGCGACCAGGTGGGCTACCATGCCCAATCGCCGTTCAATCTAGCTACCGGGAAAGCCATTCCCTCCAGCAAACCGAAACCCCCCAGCTACGCCAAGGTCTTTGGCGAAACCCTGCTAAGTCTGGCTCGAGAAAATCCCAAGATCATGGGAATTACCGCCGCCATGGCAACCGGAACCGGGCTGGACATCTTACAAGCCAAATTACCCCAGCAGTACATTGACGTTGGCATTGCGGAGCAGCACGCTGTCACCTTAGCAGCGGGAATGACCTGTGAAGGCATGCGTCCGGTGGTGACAATCTATTCCACTTTTTTGCAACGGGCCTATGACCAGGTGGTTCACGATGTTTGCATTCAAAAGCTGCCCGTCTTTTTCTGTATGGATCGAGCCGGGATTGTGGGAGCGGATGGCCCAACCCATCAAGGCATGTACGACATTGCCTATCTGCGCTGCCTACCCAACATGGTGCTCATGGCCCCCAAGGACGAGGCGGAACTCCAACAAATGATCGTCACGGGGATTGAATACACGGATGGGCCGATTGCCCTCCGCTATCCTCGGGGCAACGGCTATGGGGTGCCCCTGATGGATGAAGGTTGGCAGCCCCTGCCGATTGGCAAGGGGGAAATCCTACGTCATGGCGACGATCTCCTGCTGGTAGCCTACGGCTCCATGGTCTATCCTGCCCTCCAGGTTGCTGAACTTCTGGGTGAGCATGGCATTGCCGCCACCGTCGTCAATGCCCGATTTGCCAAGCCCCTGGATACGGAGTTGATTCTCCCCTTGGCTCAACGGATTGGGCGAGTGGTCACTCTGGAAGAAGGGTGCTTGATCGGTGGCTTTGGCACGGCGATCGCAGAGGCATTGCTAGACAACAATATTTTGGTGCCTGTGACTCGTCTGGGCATTCCCGACCAATTGGTGGAACATGCGACCCCCGAACAATCAAAGGCAACTCTGGGTCTAACGAGTGCCCAAATTGCTGAACAACTGTTGAAATTGCAGATTGTGCAGCCTGCTGAAGTCAGCTGTTAAACAGGGTTCAGCGATGATCCCCTGGCTCTTGCAAAAGAGAACCCTCCCTCCCTATGGTGGTAAAAGCTCCTCTAACAGGCATGGTGATGAAACCGCATTGCTCCCGACAACCCTCTTGGAAAACCTGGCTCCAGTCGTGCTTACGCTCCATGGTGTTGCTGGCATTTGCGGCACAAATGTTTCTGATGACACCTGCCCATGCCACCAGTGTGAGTGAGATCGGGCCCCTGCCCGCCGATGATGCCAACTGGGTGGTAGATCAAGGAGAGGTGTTGAGCCGGATTACCGAGGGAAGTCTCAGTCAAGAGCTGAGGGATCTGGCGCAGCGAACCGGTTATCAAGTGCGGGTGGTCACAATTCACCGCCTTGACTATGGTGAAACCCCCGCCAGTTTTGCCCGCCAATTATTGACCCAATGGTTCCCCACCGCCGATGCCCAAGGGAAACAGGCCGTGTTGGTGTTGGACACAGTGACCAATGGAGCAGCCCTGCAAACCGGGACAGCAGTACAGTCAATCTTGCCAGCGGCGATCGCCCAGAGCATCGTTTCAGAAAACCTGGCCGTACCTCTGAGGCAAAGTCGTTACAATCAGGGACTTCAGGATGCTAGTCACCGTTTGGTTGCGATTCTATCGGGGCAACCCGATCCCGGCCCGCCCCAGGTACAGGAAATCGTCCAGGTGGAAGGTACCTTTGCCAAGGCAGAAGACACTAAATCCCATGCCATCAGTGCCACGATTTGGGTGGTGGGACTGTTAATTGCAGCAACGGTAATTCCTATGGCGACCTACTATTTTTACCTGTTTCTCCAGTCCCGCTAGGGGGTAGGTTCAAGGCTTAGTCCTGGATATAGCTCTCACCCTTGCACAGTGCCTGTTCAGCCCGAACAAACTCCCGTCCTAGATAGGCCG
Protein-coding regions in this window:
- the dxs gene encoding 1-deoxy-D-xylulose-5-phosphate synthase, which produces MHLSEITHPNQLHGLSIQQLEQIARQIREKHLQTVAASGGHLGPGLGVVELTLALYQTLDLDRDRVTWDVGHQAYPHKLITGRYHQFHTLRQKDGVAGYLKRSESPFDHFGAGHASTSISAALGMALARDARGETFKVAAIIGDGALTGGMALEAINHAGHLPKTNLLVVLNDNEMSISPNVGAIPRYLNKLRLSPPVQFLADNLEEQFKHLPFVGDSLSPELGRIKEGMKRLAVPKVGAVFEELGFTYMGPVDGHNIEELITTFRQAHQQTGPVLVHVATVKGKGYEIAERDQVGYHAQSPFNLATGKAIPSSKPKPPSYAKVFGETLLSLARENPKIMGITAAMATGTGLDILQAKLPQQYIDVGIAEQHAVTLAAGMTCEGMRPVVTIYSTFLQRAYDQVVHDVCIQKLPVFFCMDRAGIVGADGPTHQGMYDIAYLRCLPNMVLMAPKDEAELQQMIVTGIEYTDGPIALRYPRGNGYGVPLMDEGWQPLPIGKGEILRHGDDLLLVAYGSMVYPALQVAELLGEHGIAATVVNARFAKPLDTELILPLAQRIGRVVTLEEGCLIGGFGTAIAEALLDNNILVPVTRLGIPDQLVEHATPEQSKATLGLTSAQIAEQLLKLQIVQPAEVSC
- the psb32 gene encoding photosystem II repair protein Psb32, with the protein product MVVKAPLTGMVMKPHCSRQPSWKTWLQSCLRSMVLLAFAAQMFLMTPAHATSVSEIGPLPADDANWVVDQGEVLSRITEGSLSQELRDLAQRTGYQVRVVTIHRLDYGETPASFARQLLTQWFPTADAQGKQAVLVLDTVTNGAALQTGTAVQSILPAAIAQSIVSENLAVPLRQSRYNQGLQDASHRLVAILSGQPDPGPPQVQEIVQVEGTFAKAEDTKSHAISATIWVVGLLIAATVIPMATYYFYLFLQSR